In one window of Acidobacteriota bacterium DNA:
- a CDS encoding metallophosphoesterase, translating to MARPEDGSATTRRTFLRSLLALAVGGTAGLGAHGYWYARHDLALTATDVPVPGLPVALGGLRVALITDLHRSATVSHAFIRRAVDLAMASAPDLVVLGGDYVTWGDRAFVEPAAEALAGLTAPLGVFAVLGNHDDDRDMPAALARQGVVVLRDARTELTTRGERLDLIGIRFWTRREADIATLLRGAGPAHVLLAHDPRRFEEATALGIPLVLSGHTHGGQVVLPLIGAPAARKFPVLSGLARRGSTTMFVSRGVGTVYVPVRVACPPEVALLTLRPAPAA from the coding sequence ATGGCCCGCCCGGAAGACGGCTCCGCAACGACACGGCGCACGTTCCTGCGGAGCCTGCTGGCGCTCGCCGTGGGGGGAACCGCCGGTCTCGGCGCCCACGGCTACTGGTACGCCCGCCACGACCTGGCCCTGACGGCCACCGACGTGCCCGTCCCGGGCCTGCCGGTCGCGCTCGGGGGCCTGCGCGTGGCCCTCATCACCGATCTCCACCGGAGTGCGACCGTCTCGCACGCCTTCATTCGGCGGGCCGTCGATCTGGCCATGGCATCGGCACCCGACCTCGTCGTGCTCGGTGGCGACTACGTCACCTGGGGCGACCGCGCGTTTGTCGAACCGGCCGCTGAGGCGCTGGCTGGGTTGACGGCGCCGCTCGGCGTCTTCGCCGTGCTCGGCAACCACGACGACGACCGCGACATGCCGGCCGCGCTGGCACGACAGGGTGTGGTCGTCCTGCGGGACGCCCGGACCGAGCTCACGACACGCGGCGAGCGCCTCGACCTCATCGGCATTCGTTTCTGGACGAGGCGCGAGGCTGATATCGCCACCCTCTTGCGGGGCGCCGGCCCGGCGCACGTGCTGCTCGCCCACGATCCCCGGCGCTTCGAGGAGGCGACGGCGCTCGGCATTCCCCTCGTGCTGTCGGGCCACACGCACGGCGGCCAGGTCGTGCTCCCGCTCATCGGCGCACCGGCGGCCCGCAAGTTCCCGGTGCTGTCTGGACTCGCGCGCCGCGGCTCGACGACCATGTTCGTGAGCCGGGGCGTCGGCACGGTCTACGTGCCGGTCCGCGTAGCCTGCCCGCCAGAGGTCGCGCTGCTGACGCTGCGCCCCGCACCGGCCGCCTGA